One Algibacter sp. L3A6 genomic region harbors:
- a CDS encoding acyl transferase: protein MIDKNAIFKIKTPAEFESLALKVFKFQFENNRVYRSFCDLLYIHPTDVKTSSDIPFLPIQFFKTRDILSTKDAVETTFTSSGTTGSATSKHHVTDLKIYEQSFNKGFEHFYGKIEDYVILGLLPSYLEREGSSLIYMVDAMISKSKHAESGFYLDNISELKDTLIKLDAKGKKILLIGVSFALLDLVEMHQFNLKNTVIMETGGMKGRRKELIREELHKQLKAGFGTKEIHSEYGMTELLSQAYSQGHGVFKCPSWMKVLTRDTEDALTINTSEKAGGINVIDLANINSCSFIATQDLGRVNQDGAFEVIGRFDNSDIRGCNLMVL, encoded by the coding sequence ATGATCGATAAAAACGCCATTTTCAAAATAAAAACACCCGCGGAATTTGAAAGCTTAGCATTAAAAGTTTTTAAATTTCAGTTTGAAAACAATAGGGTGTATCGTTCATTTTGCGACCTATTATACATCCATCCAACAGATGTAAAAACAAGTAGCGATATTCCTTTTTTACCCATTCAGTTTTTTAAAACTCGAGATATTTTAAGTACTAAAGATGCCGTTGAAACAACCTTTACCAGTTCTGGAACTACCGGAAGTGCGACGAGCAAACACCATGTTACCGATTTAAAGATCTACGAACAAAGTTTTAATAAAGGTTTTGAACACTTTTATGGCAAGATTGAAGATTATGTTATTCTTGGATTACTGCCATCTTACTTAGAACGTGAAGGCTCATCATTAATATATATGGTCGATGCTATGATTTCGAAATCGAAACATGCTGAAAGTGGTTTTTATCTCGATAACATCTCCGAATTAAAAGACACCTTAATAAAGCTAGATGCTAAAGGCAAAAAAATATTACTTATTGGTGTTTCTTTTGCGTTGTTAGATTTAGTTGAAATGCATCAGTTCAACCTAAAAAATACCGTAATCATGGAAACTGGAGGCATGAAAGGCCGCCGAAAAGAATTGATTCGCGAAGAACTGCACAAACAGTTAAAAGCTGGTTTTGGCACAAAAGAAATCCATAGTGAATATGGTATGACGGAATTATTAAGCCAAGCATACTCACAAGGTCATGGTGTATTTAAATGCCCAAGTTGGATGAAAGTCTTAACTCGAGACACCGAAGATGCTTTAACTATAAACACCAGCGAAAAAGCGGGCGGAATTAACGTTATAGATTTAGCAAACATCAACTCTTGCTCCTTTATTGCAACCCAAGATTTAGGTCGTGTAAACCAAGATGGGGCTTTTGAAGTTATTGGTCGTTTTGACAACTCTGATATTCGAGGTTGCAACTTAATGGTGTTATGA
- a CDS encoding T9SS type A sorting domain-containing protein produces MKKQYFLIFFTIISFFAVQTMDAQTSSNTTPKIEGLTIYPNPVSAYDNEVSIASKSNLTKTVKVFNVLGKQVLSARLIGKTLNISKLSKGVYILHITENQVSETRKLIVK; encoded by the coding sequence ATGAAGAAACAATACTTTTTAATCTTTTTTACCATTATTTCTTTTTTTGCCGTCCAGACTATGGATGCGCAAACCTCTAGCAATACAACACCTAAAATCGAAGGTTTAACCATTTACCCAAACCCGGTAAGTGCATACGATAATGAAGTTTCTATAGCATCAAAAAGCAACTTAACAAAAACGGTTAAGGTTTTTAATGTGCTGGGAAAACAAGTACTTTCTGCTAGACTTATTGGTAAAACACTTAATATTTCAAAACTAAGTAAAGGGGTTTATATTTTACATATTACCGAAAACCAAGTAAGTGAAACCAGAAAACTCATTGTAAAATGA
- a CDS encoding response regulator transcription factor → MKKKDIKILLVDDEPDILEIVGYNLSSEGYQVLKAENGAEGVKIAKKELPQLIILDVMMPEMDGIEACELIRKHPDLANTIVTFLTARGEDYSQVAGFDAGADDYITKPIKPKVLVSKVKALLRRFKEEDVADTLKIGSLVINRDEYKITSKGKEIILPRKEFELLSLLASKPGKVFKRDEILDTVWGNEVVVGGRTIDVHIRKLREKLGDKSFKTVKGVGYKFVD, encoded by the coding sequence ATGAAAAAAAAAGACATTAAAATATTGTTGGTTGATGATGAACCGGACATTTTAGAAATTGTAGGTTATAATTTATCAAGTGAAGGTTATCAGGTACTTAAGGCTGAGAATGGAGCCGAAGGGGTTAAGATCGCAAAGAAAGAATTACCTCAGTTAATTATTCTAGATGTTATGATGCCAGAAATGGATGGTATTGAAGCTTGTGAATTAATTAGAAAACATCCCGATTTGGCTAATACTATCGTGACTTTTTTAACAGCTCGTGGTGAAGACTATTCTCAAGTAGCAGGATTTGATGCTGGTGCAGACGATTATATTACAAAGCCTATAAAACCAAAAGTTTTAGTGAGTAAAGTAAAGGCGCTTCTTCGTCGTTTTAAGGAAGAAGATGTTGCTGATACCTTGAAAATAGGATCATTGGTTATTAATAGAGACGAGTATAAAATCACTTCTAAAGGGAAAGAAATTATTTTACCAAGAAAGGAGTTTGAATTACTTTCTTTATTAGCCTCTAAACCTGGAAAAGTTTTTAAACGCGACGAAATTTTAGATACCGTTTGGGGTAACGAAGTGGTTGTTGGTGGGCGTACTATTGATGTGCACATTAGAAAATTACGTGAAAAATTAGGAGATAAAAGTTTTAAAACCGTAAAGGGTGTAGGTTATAAGTTTGTAGATTAA
- a CDS encoding sensor histidine kinase, producing the protein MKQTKFKKSYRFARVTSFYITLYITLLLSVFLFYSSNIELWKIPVLAISTYVFCFIVIQYRVERFIYRRVKKIYDDLTLLESAKLPKGAITTDMHTLTQEIDKFARDKKLEIETLKVREQYRKEFLGNVSHELKTPLFTVQGYILTLLDGAMDNKEIREKYLERASKGIERLSYIVEDLDMITKLEVGDLRLKIETFNIVELVETIFDMLEMKAAKKKITLTFDMNYKKPIFVKADKERIQQVLINLIVNSIKYGSEKGTTEISIENLIKNKVIVRVTDNGEGIASAHLPRLFERFYRVDKTGSRKEGGSGLGLSIVKHIIEAHQEKIYVESEYSVGSEFSFTLEKAE; encoded by the coding sequence ATGAAACAGACTAAATTTAAAAAATCGTATCGATTCGCGAGAGTTACTTCGTTTTATATTACCTTATATATAACGCTCTTATTGAGCGTTTTTTTATTTTACTCCTCTAATATCGAGTTGTGGAAAATCCCTGTGCTTGCTATTAGTACCTATGTTTTTTGTTTTATAGTAATTCAATATAGAGTGGAACGATTTATTTATCGTCGTGTTAAAAAAATATATGATGATTTGACTTTATTAGAATCGGCTAAGCTTCCAAAAGGAGCTATTACCACCGATATGCACACGCTTACTCAAGAAATAGATAAGTTTGCCCGCGATAAAAAGTTAGAAATAGAAACTCTTAAAGTTAGAGAGCAGTACCGAAAAGAATTTTTAGGTAATGTCTCTCACGAGTTGAAAACGCCATTATTTACTGTGCAAGGTTACATTTTAACCTTACTCGATGGTGCAATGGACAACAAAGAAATTCGTGAAAAATACTTAGAACGTGCCAGTAAAGGTATTGAGCGATTAAGTTATATCGTTGAAGATTTGGATATGATTACTAAACTGGAAGTTGGTGATTTAAGACTTAAAATAGAAACTTTTAATATTGTAGAGTTAGTAGAAACAATTTTCGATATGCTAGAAATGAAAGCGGCAAAGAAGAAAATTACACTAACCTTCGATATGAATTATAAAAAACCGATTTTTGTAAAGGCGGATAAAGAACGCATCCAGCAGGTTTTAATAAATCTTATCGTTAATTCTATTAAATACGGAAGTGAAAAAGGTACCACTGAAATTAGCATCGAAAATTTAATAAAAAACAAAGTTATTGTTCGGGTAACCGATAATGGAGAGGGTATTGCATCTGCACATTTACCGCGATTGTTTGAGCGTTTTTATAGAGTTGATAAAACAGGGTCTAGAAAAGAAGGTGGTTCTGGACTTGGACTTTCTATAGTAAAACATATTATTGAGGCACACCAAGAAAAAATATATGTTGAAAGTGAATACAGTGTGGGTAGCGAATTCTCATTCACCCTCGAAAAAGCTGAATAA
- a CDS encoding glycosyltransferase produces the protein MKKRILVAPLNWGLGHATRCIPIINALILNNFEPIIASDGVALALLKKEFPNLKCIELPAYNVTYAKNGKHFKLKLIKDSPKLMQAIKAEKKAIKDIVDSEEISGIISDNRLGVRSKKVPSIFITHQLNVLSGSTTWLSTKMHQKIINKFDACWVPDTPGDINLSGKLGHVKRFELPTTYIGPLSRFTKKETEIKNDVMVLISGPEPQRTMLEERLLNELEVFNGRVVFVKGVMEDEQTKEVKGNITIYNFMTSALLEKTINESELIVSRSGYTTVMDLAKLNKKALFIPTPGQFEQEYLAERLSDMRLVPTCSQDDFTIKMLENITGYAGLKAFDFEIDFKKLFSFFEGE, from the coding sequence ATGAAAAAACGAATTTTAGTTGCGCCGTTAAATTGGGGTTTAGGGCACGCTACGCGATGTATACCTATTATTAATGCATTAATTTTAAACAACTTCGAACCTATAATTGCTAGTGATGGCGTAGCTTTGGCTTTGTTAAAAAAGGAATTCCCTAATTTAAAATGCATTGAATTACCTGCATACAACGTAACGTATGCTAAAAACGGAAAGCATTTTAAGCTAAAACTTATTAAAGATTCGCCTAAATTGATGCAAGCTATTAAGGCTGAAAAAAAGGCAATTAAAGACATTGTAGACTCTGAAGAAATTTCTGGCATTATATCGGACAACCGATTAGGTGTTAGAAGTAAAAAAGTGCCATCTATTTTTATTACACATCAATTAAATGTCTTGAGTGGCAGCACGACTTGGCTAAGCACTAAAATGCATCAAAAGATTATTAATAAGTTTGATGCCTGTTGGGTTCCGGATACGCCAGGCGATATTAATTTAAGCGGAAAACTAGGCCATGTAAAACGTTTTGAACTGCCTACAACTTACATTGGGCCATTAAGTCGTTTTACTAAAAAGGAGACCGAAATAAAAAATGATGTTATGGTGCTAATCTCTGGTCCAGAGCCGCAACGCACCATGCTAGAAGAACGTCTTTTAAATGAATTGGAAGTTTTTAATGGTCGAGTAGTTTTTGTAAAAGGTGTTATGGAAGATGAGCAAACCAAGGAGGTAAAGGGCAACATAACCATTTATAATTTTATGACATCCGCGTTACTAGAAAAAACAATAAATGAAAGCGAATTGATTGTGTCGCGATCGGGTTACACCACCGTAATGGATTTAGCTAAACTGAATAAAAAAGCTCTTTTTATACCTACACCTGGCCAGTTTGAACAAGAATATTTAGCAGAACGCCTTAGCGATATGCGCTTGGTACCAACTTGTAGTCAGGACGATTTTACCATAAAAATGTTAGAAAACATTACCGGTTATGCTGGATTAAAAGCTTTTGATTTTGAAATCGACTTTAAAAAATTATTCAGCTTTTTCGAGGGTGAATGA
- the trmB gene encoding tRNA (guanosine(46)-N7)-methyltransferase TrmB, which yields MGSKNKLKRFRENETFSNVFQPSREELVESTFSLKGEWRSKVFKNDNPLVLELGCGKGEYSVALAQKYPNKNFIGVDIKGARFWRGAKTAIEENIPNVAFLRTQIELIDHAFANNEVDEIWITFPDPQIKYKRTKHRMTNAVFLERYKQILKPDGVMNLKTDSEFMHGYTLGLLHGAGHEVLYANHNVYKQEGSPEEVTSIQTFYESQYLEKNKPITYIKFKIK from the coding sequence GTGGGTAGTAAAAATAAACTGAAACGATTTAGAGAAAACGAAACTTTTTCCAACGTGTTTCAACCATCAAGAGAAGAATTGGTAGAGTCAACTTTTAGTCTAAAAGGTGAATGGCGTTCTAAGGTTTTTAAAAACGATAATCCGTTAGTTCTAGAATTAGGCTGTGGAAAAGGAGAATATTCGGTTGCATTAGCACAAAAATATCCAAATAAAAACTTTATTGGTGTCGATATTAAAGGTGCTAGGTTTTGGAGAGGCGCAAAAACAGCTATAGAAGAAAATATACCTAACGTGGCTTTTCTGCGTACGCAAATAGAACTTATCGATCATGCTTTTGCTAATAATGAAGTAGATGAAATTTGGATTACTTTCCCAGACCCACAAATAAAATACAAGCGTACCAAACACCGCATGACTAATGCTGTTTTCTTGGAGCGTTACAAGCAAATTCTAAAACCAGATGGTGTTATGAATTTAAAAACCGATAGCGAATTTATGCATGGTTACACACTTGGTTTATTACATGGTGCAGGTCACGAAGTATTGTATGCTAACCATAATGTTTACAAGCAAGAAGGTAGCCCAGAAGAAGTAACAAGTATTCAAACCTTTTATGAGTCGCAATACTTAGAGAAAAATAAGCCTATTACCTATATTAAATTTAAAATCAAATAG
- a CDS encoding LysE family translocator, whose translation MNITFIFFLGLVFALVGVIPPGLLNMTAAKISLKEGHVRGIMFSIGACVVVIIQTSIAAIFARYLSKNHDVIDVLQRVAFVIFVLITIYFLFIAKSEPKEQVEPKIRSKGSRFFQGLFLSGINVFPIPYQAYMTITLASFGWLDFSQTSIISYVAGAAMGTFVTLYMYIFFFDKIKSKTLTSQKNMNRIIGSITGIIAIVTLINIIREI comes from the coding sequence TTGAATATTACATTTATCTTCTTTTTAGGGTTGGTTTTTGCGCTTGTGGGTGTTATTCCGCCAGGATTACTAAACATGACGGCCGCAAAAATAAGTCTAAAAGAAGGTCATGTGCGCGGCATCATGTTTTCTATTGGTGCCTGTGTTGTTGTAATTATTCAAACTTCTATAGCAGCTATTTTTGCGCGCTATTTAAGTAAAAATCACGATGTAATAGATGTATTGCAGCGTGTAGCATTCGTTATTTTTGTTTTAATTACTATCTATTTCTTGTTTATAGCTAAGTCTGAACCTAAAGAACAAGTAGAACCAAAAATTAGAAGTAAAGGAAGTCGTTTTTTTCAAGGTTTGTTTCTATCTGGTATAAATGTATTCCCGATACCTTACCAAGCTTACATGACTATTACTTTAGCTTCTTTTGGATGGTTAGATTTTAGTCAAACAAGTATTATCTCTTATGTTGCTGGTGCAGCTATGGGTACTTTTGTTACTCTTTACATGTACATTTTCTTTTTTGATAAAATAAAGAGTAAAACATTAACATCTCAAAAAAACATGAACCGCATTATCGGTAGTATTACCGGTATTATTGCAATAGTAACTTTAATAAATATTATTAGAGAAATATAA
- a CDS encoding MGMT family protein, giving the protein MKPETLNFFDKVYQVAKQIPFGRVTSYGAIAKYLGAARSARMVGYAMNGSHGKDVAAHRVVNRKGLLTGKHHFDGTNLMQQLLESEGIKVIENQIQDLDTVYWDPSEHL; this is encoded by the coding sequence ATGAAACCGGAAACATTAAATTTTTTCGATAAAGTTTACCAAGTGGCTAAGCAAATTCCATTTGGTCGTGTTACTAGTTATGGAGCTATTGCCAAATATTTGGGAGCTGCAAGAAGTGCTAGAATGGTTGGTTATGCCATGAATGGCTCTCACGGAAAAGATGTTGCTGCCCACCGCGTGGTAAATAGAAAAGGTTTACTAACCGGTAAGCATCATTTTGATGGAACCAACCTGATGCAACAACTTTTAGAAAGTGAAGGCATAAAGGTTATCGAGAATCAAATTCAAGATTTAGATACGGTTTATTGGGATCCTTCCGAACATCTGTAA
- the egtB gene encoding ergothioneine biosynthesis protein EgtB codes for MTINERYQSIRRQTIGFCSYLQPEDYAIQVVKFASPAKWHLAHTTWFFETFILKAELDGYVEYDSNFNFLFNSYYNNVGSRVLQSNRGNMSRPSTDAIFAYRDYVDKHMLDFFETNPEQKLLNLVILGLNHEQQHQELLITDVKYMLGHNALFPVFNADFNLIKDENTATDSMKISAGVYEIGHQDSEFCYDNELGVHKVYVPDFEINNFLVTNGDYMAFMEAGGYSDFNLWLDEGWAWVNAEQIKAPLYWHKIDGEWHVYTLAGLQKVDKNAILSHINFYEANAYAEWKDMRLPTEFEWEVAAQKLDWGKRWEWTNSAYLPYPNFIKENGAVGEYNGKFMSNKMVLRGASVATSQNHSRKTYRNFFHPSERWQFTGIRLVK; via the coding sequence ATGACTATAAACGAAAGGTATCAAAGTATTAGACGGCAAACTATAGGTTTTTGCAGTTATTTGCAACCGGAAGATTATGCTATTCAGGTCGTTAAATTTGCGAGTCCTGCAAAATGGCACTTGGCCCATACCACTTGGTTTTTTGAAACTTTTATATTAAAAGCAGAACTTGATGGCTATGTGGAATACGATTCAAACTTCAATTTTTTATTCAATAGTTATTATAATAATGTTGGTAGTCGAGTATTGCAATCTAACCGAGGAAATATGTCTCGCCCAAGTACCGATGCTATTTTTGCCTACAGAGATTATGTAGATAAGCATATGTTGGATTTTTTTGAAACCAATCCAGAACAGAAACTATTAAATTTAGTGATTTTAGGTTTAAATCACGAACAGCAACATCAAGAATTATTAATAACCGATGTAAAGTATATGCTGGGGCATAATGCATTGTTTCCTGTTTTTAATGCTGATTTCAATTTAATAAAAGATGAAAATACCGCTACCGATAGTATGAAAATATCAGCAGGTGTTTATGAAATAGGGCATCAAGATTCCGAGTTTTGTTATGATAATGAATTAGGTGTGCATAAGGTGTATGTACCCGATTTTGAAATAAATAACTTTTTAGTAACCAATGGAGATTACATGGCTTTTATGGAAGCTGGTGGTTATTCCGATTTTAATCTTTGGTTAGATGAAGGTTGGGCTTGGGTAAATGCAGAGCAAATTAAAGCACCCCTGTATTGGCATAAAATAGATGGAGAATGGCATGTTTATACCCTTGCCGGATTACAAAAAGTAGATAAAAATGCTATTTTAAGCCACATTAACTTTTACGAAGCTAATGCTTATGCTGAGTGGAAAGATATGCGATTACCAACCGAGTTTGAGTGGGAAGTTGCTGCCCAAAAGTTAGATTGGGGCAAACGTTGGGAGTGGACCAACAGTGCTTATTTACCATATCCTAATTTTATAAAGGAAAATGGAGCGGTTGGTGAGTATAATGGCAAGTTTATGAGTAATAAAATGGTGTTAAGAGGTGCTTCGGTAGCGACATCTCAAAACCATAGTCGAAAGACGTATCGCAATTTTTTTCATCCTTCGGAACGCTGGCAGTTTACCGGAATAAGATTAGTAAAGTAA
- a CDS encoding L-histidine N(alpha)-methyltransferase, whose protein sequence is MIEVFKNEVDKGLQADSKTLPSKYFYDKIGDALFVEIMNLPEYYLTRCELDIFQNKTQELIEAFGVSPDSYFELIELGAGDGTKTKELLRSLDAQSYNFDYFPIDISSNALNLLEKDLKNELPNLSVQIQEGDYFKVLASLKESKKPKIVLFLGSNIGNMSDDMAAEFIYSLGSNLQAGDKLLLGVDLIKASHVVLPAYNDSQGVTEKFNLNLLDRINNELGGNFNLKQFKHQPEYDEHEGVAKSYIVSTANQAVEINATGKTYNFTEGEKIHTEISRKYNDALIEKIIEKTDFNLETKILDSKAYFADYILRRD, encoded by the coding sequence ATGATAGAAGTTTTTAAGAATGAAGTTGATAAAGGGTTACAAGCAGATAGCAAAACATTACCATCAAAGTATTTTTATGATAAAATAGGCGATGCCCTTTTTGTAGAAATCATGAATTTGCCTGAATACTATTTAACCCGTTGCGAGTTGGATATTTTTCAGAATAAAACCCAAGAACTTATTGAGGCTTTTGGAGTTTCTCCAGATTCTTATTTTGAGTTGATAGAGTTGGGTGCCGGAGATGGTACAAAAACAAAAGAGTTGTTGAGATCGTTAGATGCTCAAAGTTATAATTTTGATTATTTTCCTATCGATATTTCTTCCAATGCATTGAATTTATTGGAAAAAGATTTAAAAAATGAGCTTCCAAATTTGTCTGTGCAAATTCAAGAAGGCGATTATTTTAAAGTTTTAGCGTCCTTAAAGGAGAGTAAGAAACCTAAAATAGTATTGTTTTTAGGGTCTAATATTGGTAATATGTCTGATGATATGGCTGCCGAATTTATATATAGTTTGGGGTCTAACTTACAAGCTGGAGATAAACTCTTGTTAGGTGTAGATTTAATAAAGGCGAGCCATGTTGTGCTTCCAGCGTATAATGATAGCCAGGGTGTCACAGAAAAGTTCAATCTTAATTTATTGGATAGAATTAATAATGAGTTAGGCGGGAATTTCAACCTTAAACAGTTTAAACATCAGCCAGAATATGATGAGCATGAAGGCGTCGCTAAAAGCTATATAGTAAGTACGGCGAATCAGGCTGTTGAGATTAATGCCACCGGAAAAACCTATAATTTTACAGAAGGAGAAAAAATTCATACAGAAATATCTAGAAAATATAACGATGCGTTAATTGAGAAAATAATCGAGAAAACCGATTTTAATCTTGAAACTAAAATACTAGATAGTAAAGCCTATTTTGCAGATTATATACTTAGAAGAGATTAA
- a CDS encoding flavodoxin family protein, with amino-acid sequence MSEKRFKDLKAIYVNCTLKKSPMESHTSKLIEVSKSIMKSEGVSVEDIRFIDHDVATGVYPDMMEHGWEKDEWPELFKKIFEADILIVGTPIWLGEKSSIAQKLIERLYGMSGQTNDKGQYSFYGKVGGCMVTGNEDGVKHCAMGILYSLQHVGYSIPPQADCGWIGEVGPGPSYGDTEWQGKKLEKPLGFDSDFTNRNTTFMTYNLLHLASMLKKQGGYPSYGNSREDWDDGTRWNFDNPEYR; translated from the coding sequence ATGAGCGAGAAAAGATTTAAAGACCTGAAAGCAATTTATGTAAATTGTACACTGAAGAAATCTCCAATGGAGAGTCATACATCTAAACTCATAGAGGTTTCAAAATCTATTATGAAGAGCGAAGGTGTTTCTGTAGAAGATATTAGATTTATTGATCATGATGTCGCAACCGGCGTTTATCCAGATATGATGGAGCATGGTTGGGAAAAAGATGAATGGCCTGAGCTATTTAAAAAAATATTTGAGGCTGACATTCTTATAGTTGGTACACCTATTTGGTTAGGAGAAAAATCGTCTATTGCTCAAAAATTAATTGAAAGACTGTATGGAATGAGCGGACAAACAAACGATAAAGGGCAATACAGCTTTTATGGGAAAGTTGGCGGATGCATGGTAACAGGTAATGAAGATGGCGTAAAACATTGCGCTATGGGTATATTGTACTCGCTTCAGCATGTTGGATATTCTATACCGCCACAAGCGGACTGTGGCTGGATTGGAGAAGTTGGGCCTGGTCCTAGCTATGGCGATACGGAATGGCAGGGTAAAAAGTTGGAAAAGCCATTAGGTTTCGATTCAGATTTTACTAATCGAAATACTACATTTATGACCTATAATTTATTGCATTTAGCGTCCATGTTAAAAAAACAAGGTGGATACCCTAGTTATGGAAATTCGAGAGAAGACTGGGACGATGGAACAAGATGGAATTTTGATAATCCTGAATACCGTTAA
- a CDS encoding aspartate/glutamate racemase family protein, with protein sequence MNSVKLAVLGLGSQTTTFYISELNRLYNEKYGGYSTCPFIMWNANFDAINSLLPNSSERLNALTQDCINEIEKLDISHILVPNITLHESIDEIEVDKNILHPVYLTVAKIKSLKLSKIVLMASEYTMNSAYIRSVFTANGIEIEIPSEEDRVQIDTFRKQVYVKQESQAGIVGFQNIIEKYTIKNTVLLACTELSIFKPNNNSRLLDMVEIQIREAINIL encoded by the coding sequence ATGAATAGTGTGAAACTTGCTGTTTTAGGTCTTGGAAGCCAAACGACCACCTTTTATATTAGTGAGTTGAATAGGCTATATAATGAAAAATATGGTGGTTATAGTACATGTCCATTTATTATGTGGAATGCGAATTTCGATGCTATAAATTCACTTTTACCAAACAGTTCTGAGAGGTTGAATGCGTTAACTCAAGATTGTATTAACGAAATCGAAAAATTAGATATATCACATATTTTGGTTCCTAATATCACCTTGCACGAAAGTATAGATGAAATAGAGGTTGATAAAAATATTTTGCATCCGGTTTATTTAACGGTTGCAAAAATTAAATCGCTAAAGCTTTCAAAAATTGTTTTAATGGCTTCGGAATACACCATGAATTCAGCATATATTCGTTCCGTGTTTACCGCAAATGGAATAGAAATAGAGATTCCTTCGGAAGAAGATCGAGTTCAAATTGATACATTTCGAAAACAAGTTTATGTTAAACAAGAAAGCCAAGCAGGCATAGTCGGTTTTCAGAATATCATCGAAAAATATACAATTAAAAATACCGTTTTGTTGGCATGTACGGAATTGTCTATTTTTAAACCTAATAATAACTCACGTCTTTTAGATATGGTGGAAATTCAAATTAGAGAAGCGATTAATATCTTATGA
- a CDS encoding SDR family oxidoreductase, whose product MKIAVTSANGKLGSTIVENLIEQVGKEHVVGIARSPEKAKHLGIEIRKGDYNSRAEFDTALHSIDVVMLLSGMDEPDKRIQQHRNVIDAAVSNGVKKIVYTSIVGDEKNTAFSPVVQSNRQTEKDVQNSGLDYVIGRNGIYIEPDLEYLDTYIKEGEIRNCAGTGKCAYTSRAELGFAYAKMLVEDKHNGKTYNLVGHAISQSELADYINLVFNTKLKFNQVSVAAYLYERKMALGDFLGTVIAGIYEGIKNGSNNVLSDFELAVGRPHKSVEDIMRAYKEE is encoded by the coding sequence ATGAAAATAGCAGTCACTTCGGCAAACGGAAAATTAGGTTCTACTATTGTAGAAAATCTAATAGAACAGGTGGGTAAAGAGCATGTTGTTGGAATTGCCCGTTCACCAGAAAAAGCAAAACACCTTGGTATTGAAATACGAAAAGGCGATTATAATAGTCGTGCGGAATTCGATACGGCATTGCACAGTATAGATGTTGTTATGTTGCTTTCAGGAATGGATGAGCCTGATAAAAGAATTCAGCAACATCGCAATGTTATTGATGCAGCGGTGAGTAATGGCGTTAAGAAAATAGTGTACACCAGTATTGTTGGCGATGAAAAAAACACGGCGTTTAGTCCCGTGGTGCAGAGTAATAGGCAAACAGAAAAGGATGTTCAGAACTCAGGTCTTGATTATGTTATTGGTAGAAATGGCATATATATTGAACCCGATTTAGAATATTTAGATACTTACATTAAAGAAGGTGAAATTAGAAATTGCGCAGGCACGGGTAAGTGTGCTTATACAAGTAGAGCGGAGTTGGGGTTTGCTTATGCTAAAATGTTGGTAGAAGATAAACATAACGGAAAAACCTATAACCTTGTTGGTCATGCTATTTCTCAGAGTGAATTAGCAGATTATATAAATCTAGTTTTTAATACTAAACTTAAGTTTAATCAAGTATCGGTAGCTGCCTACTTATATGAAAGAAAAATGGCATTGGGTGATTTTCTTGGTACTGTAATCGCTGGAATATACGAAGGGATAAAAAACGGTTCTAATAATGTGCTTTCAGATTTTGAATTGGCTGTAGGTCGACCACATAAATCTGTTGAAGATATTATGAGAGCTTACAAAGAGGAGTAA